GGACAACCGCGCTGCTCATCGCCTTCCTTTGCACTCTCACGCCCCAGGCTTCTCCCGGTAGGTCACTTGcgtctgcattcaatacatataCCTAGGAAAATGCCTcgcatgtgtccagggagggcttagcaccccccaatcatGTTCAAAAGTTGCCTCCTAGACTCAGagagaaaacattttctttcccCGTCGTGTCTGTAGCAGAAGCATTATTGAATTCATGATGCTACGACCTATGTGAAGAAAACTGGGTCGATGATGGAGCTGTTACTGGGAATAAGGCATTTACTGCATATGCTGTGGTGGCCGCACCTGTCCTGAATCCTTTTGCTGGCCAAATTGCATCGATTATTCCATTATAAAGTCGGTGTATTAAAAGTGAGCCAGGTAGATGTTCCTACTCCTTCCCACTCTCAAtctcatagttttttttttatttatgcatttgtatgACAGGTCAGATCTGGTAATTAAGATGCATTTTTATCACTTTCTTGGCCCCTTGCAGATGCTCCTCTATACTGGACACTGCCTGGGGATTTCTTTTACAGGAGGTGCCTTGTACTTCAGGGATTGATGATGGCTCTGCCTTGAGAAAGGCAgctgaaaaggggtgggggtgggtcgcCATACCTGGATACTTGGGGAGGATCTTTAAGGTTAGGGAGACACAGAAGCTGGGCTGGAAGGCAAGGCTCCAGGGGGGGGCCCAGTTTCCTCCAGTCTCTTCGGGTTCCTGATGTGTGTGAATGGCAGAATGTGTACCAGATGAAGGTTACTAGTGCAGGGAGCAAGGCTGAGAGCTCTTCCTCCCCCACAATCTGTAGCCTTCCACTTATAAATCACAACTGCTCTTtagcctggggccctcctgcacCACATTGGCAGTTAAAAGTGCTATGCTGTGGTTTATGATTGAACTCAGAAGTACTTTGGTGCTAAGGTGGCTTTATAGTGACAAAGACTGAGTATAACTGTTTTCTCCCTGGCCTTTTTGTTTCTCTGTTAACGAAGCTGAAGGAAACTTGTTAGACGTTTATTAAAGTCTTTACAGTAATGAAGAAACCACGGATGAGTCTAGGAGTACTCTAATGTTTAGAGCAGCAGGGCTGGAAACCAGGGGAATGCAGTTTAagtcccattgctgctccttgtgatctttggcaagtcacttaacccaccattgcctcaggcacaaagtTAAATTGTGAGCCCCCCAGGGACAGAAAATACCCAAGTTACCTGATTGTACACTGCTTTAATAGCTTTTGGGCTTTGTAGTATataggaaatttatttatttatttgcatttgtatcccacattttcccacctatttgcgggctcagtgtggcttacaatacattgtaaatgatggaagtgcaattggttgcagtacaattatgggttacattgtgaagaattatataagacagagtaaattcaggatattcttaggggatagaacagtggaatataatagtggtgagttgagaggggggcaaaacattatcgagggaacagggaggtctgacaattttatctgtgggtagggtttaagAGTGATGAGAGCGCGGGAGTAGaggttcagagagtgtattggtgcgtgtctatgagattgtatgggctttatgtgttttgatccttgccatagattttctcgaagagataagtctttagtagtttgcggaagtcggtcagttcgtaggtcattttcaggCTGCGTGGTAGTGTTATCTGATTGTTGAAATCAAGGGTGGTGAAAAAGCATTCAATAATGACAATGTAataaagtaaccaaaataagaataattcaatgttaactaattctggAACAGTTATAACACTATTATAATGAATTCATTATAATAGTGAATGCTCAGAATTAACTGATTATGCTGAATGACATCTAAAGCATCATAGCTTACCTGTTTCTCTTCTTTCTGTGTATACCCCCTCAGTGCCTGAATGGAATCCAGGTCCTAAAACCACCCCAGACACCCCGAAGTTTGGCTTAGAGGGCAGCAGTGGAGCCCCGGATCATGTCTTGGCAAGGAGTCTGCCTGATTCTGACCAAGAACCATTGAGAATTGCAACCACTGGGCAGGAGGAAGATGTCTTTGTGGAAAACCAGGCCTggaagagaatggaggaagagcaGTCCTCTAGAAAGCCACCTGTAGATTCCCCAAACCTGGTACCGGCAGCGGGCACAGCTGCTGCCACTTTGATTTCTGCTGACGGCGGCAGCAGCCTTTCCCTTGCAGGCGGTGGGATTCGTAATGAAAGCAATGGGTCAACAGTCTGCTTGGGATGCTCTGGAGGACTTGTTAATGAAAGATTACAGCCCGACGCTGAGACTTTGACGGTCAAGCACGAAGGTATTTTGGAAACTCCAGGAGTCCTGGGACGTACACTTGGGCCTGTTGGTCAAGAGTCCATTGCCCGGGAATTAGGTGGCACTAATGGGACAGCTGAAAGCCAGGAGGACTTAGGGAGTGGAGATCATCAGCACCTTCGGACCCCAGCAGTTGTGGCCACGCTTCCAAACTCCATAGAGAGAGAATGGAGCCTGGTGACCTTCTTGGGAAGTACCGCTACCCTTCTTCCATCCCCAAGTACTACAGCAAAGGATACCGGTATGGCACGTGAGCCGGGGGACAAAAGCATAAGCCCAGATTCTGCAGAGACCGATCACCTTTTGCAGGTATTCCGGGAAGCGGTCCTCCAGTCACCTACTCCAAGTGGCAGACCTGCAGATCCCAATCCCGAAAGGGTGTCAAAGCTCGAGACTAGCTTGGATCCAGAAAGAGAGCAACACCTGCCCTCAGAAACCTGGGAGGAGACGGCTAGTAGCCTTCCAGCCCAGAGTAGCACTGATCTGACATTACCAGACAAGGAAATGGAGCCCTGGACTGACAACACACCGCCCCCGAATGTCCTAAAATCACCAGAACCCCCTTCTAAGAAGTTATTGACTGAGATCATTGATGCTGACTACTATGATCTTTCTGAGCTGGATGGCCATAGTGATCTGGAGAATTTTCCAGACGGAGACTCCACTAAAACCacgcaagacaaaaaaaaatcatcctgGGCAACATCAGATCTTTACAATGACTTTATAACCTTTGACGAGTCTGATTTCTATCCCACAACTTCATTTTACACTGATGGGGACGAGGAAGGTGGCATTGAGGATGACGAGGAGGAGGACACGGAGAATGAAGATGGCACCATCCGAAAGCCTGGAGACGAAGACGACTCCAAGCTGAAGACTTTTACTCCCAAAATACAGATGACCGTGCGGAACGAGAAGCCCACCAGTGTGCAGCAGGTCCCCCAACAAACTTTCATCACCTCCCAGGGGGAACTGCACCCCAAATCCAACCCCGAAACCATGAAAGAGCCGACACAGACACTGGCTGGCTCCAGCAACGATAGCGCCGAGTGCAGAAGTGGTTACCTTAGACACAACAGGACCTGCAAGTCGGTGTGTGACATTTACCCCACTTACTGCTACAACGGGGGCCAGTGCTACTTGGTGGAAAATAGTGGGGCATTTTGCAGGTAAGCGGCAGTGCTGTAGTTCTACTCGAGGGCTTCCCTGAGCTGGACTAGTAACCCTGTAGGTTTAGAGGATATCTACAGTGAATGTGTACAAGatccaatttgcatatgcaaagtCTTCAATGGCAGTAAATCTCTTGTCATGTACACGATTTGAAAAATTGGCACCAGGGATgaaatgtttttactatttttgtaaaaaaaaaaaaaaaaccctgcatccttctctctctctctattcttGATTCCCTACTTCATCCCATCTCCGTTGTCCGTCTTTCTATCCCCCTTACGCTCCTCTCCATGCTTTGCTGCGGCTTTCCCAGGCCCTGATCTAGGACCAAGACACCTGGGCTGCCTCTCTCCTTGTGGAGGTAGGGGGAAGCTggcactgggcttcctgcaactcTGTAGCAGTGGAGATATTGGCAGTGGAgatactcctcctcctcctcctctgctgtaaTGGTGGTGTTCCTTGTAGCTGGACTCCTCCATCTCACTGGGTGTTCCCTGCAGTCCTTCTCTCCTGCCCATGGTAGTGGAGATGTTTCTTGTGGCCCCACTCTCTGGCACTGCTTCTTCCTGTCATTGGGGGAGTTcctcctggccccccccccctctgctgcTGCTTGTCCGTAGTGCCGGAGGTGTTCTTTTATGCCAGGATTAGACTTTGCTGCCCAGCCCTCCTCTTGCTgttcagcctagtggttagtgcagtggactttgatcctggggacctgggtttgagtcccactgcagctccttgtgactctgggcaagtcacttaaccctccattgcccctggtacaaaataagtacctgaatatatgtaaaccgctttgaatgtagttgcaaaaacctcagaaaggcggtatatcaagtcccatttccctttccctattggagattctacatggaatgttgctattccactagcaacattccatgtagaaggctgcgcaggcttctgcttctgtgagtacgtgcaggacgtcagactcacaaaaacagaagcctacgcggctgcattggtgatctgcaagggcaggcttctacagggaatgttactggtggaggagtagcctagtggttagtgcagtggactttgatcctggggacctgggtttgcgtcccactgcagctccttgtgactctgggcaagtcacttaaccctccattgcccctggtacaaaataagtacctgcatatatgtaaaccgctttgaatgtagttgcaaaaacctcagaaaggcggtatatcaagtcccatttccctttccctattggagattctacatggaatgttgctattccactagcaacattccatgtagaaggctgcgcaggcttctgcttctgtgagtacgtgcaggacgtcagactcacaaaaacagaagcctacgcggctgcattggtgatctgcaagggcaggcttctacagggaatgttactggtggaggagtagcctagtggttagtgcagtggactttgatcctggggacctgggtttgagtcccactgcagctccccgtgactctgggcaagtcacttaaccctccattgccccaggtacaattaagtacctgtatgtactatgtaaactgctttgaatatagttgcagaGAAGGTGGTacatcatttccctttccctatttgagaccctacatggaatgttgctagtggaggagtagcctggtggtttgtgcagtagactttgatcctagagaagtgggttcaaatcccactgcaactccctgtgactctgggcaagtcacttaaccctccattttaccccaggtacaagtaagtgtCTGCATAtactacgtaaaccgctttgaatgtagttacaaaaactacggaaaggtggcatatcaagtcccattccttttccctcCCAGTTTCCCTCCAGAAATGAAAATCAACTGGTCAGAGATAAGTAGggtgatgtatttatttatactctgctcatacatattcactgtggatatcctaacaacctgactggctgtggggtcaCCAAGCCAGGTTTCGGAGGCTTGAAATGCACAGATGTCTTTTAGATGTATCCCTTGCTCTTGGAACAAACCTCTTTTCTGAGATgttagtgtgtgtgttttaattaTGTTCTCTCCATGGTGAGTTTGGTCCAGATCTGGCAGCCTTTTAAAATGGAGCTGATACCCAAGGCTTATATAGATAAAAGCTGGCTGGGTAGGAAGTGGGAAGAACAGACAACAGCCTTGGGGCTAGTGATTTGCTTGTTGTAATGGTAGATTTGAacctcatttatttattcatttgttgcatttgtatcccacatttccccacctatttactactactacttaacatttctagatcgttagtagggttacgcagcgctgtacaatttaacaaagagagacagtccctgctcaaagagcttacaatctaatagacaagtgaacggtcggtccaatagggacagtcaaattggggcagtctggattcactgatcggtaagggttaggtgccgaacgcagcattgaagaggtgggctttaagcaaagacttgaagacgggcagggagggggcttggcgtaagggctcaggaaggttgttccaagcatagggtgaggcgaggcagaacgagcggagcctggagttggcggtggtggagaagggtactgagaggagggatttatcctgtgcacggaggttacgggcgggaacgtaaggggagatgagggtagaaagatagtgcaggctcaatatggcttacataataccgttttGACGATCACCACTTCCGGTATAACAAGTACAGAGTGGTAATGTGATaagagttcatgtgtgacaggcaCAATAGGGAAACAAGAGGAGGAGTTAAGTAATGTCCAGTTTGAGTATTAGTCACTTTgtattgcagggttcaggcatttaggttggttcattagggtatgcctttttaaacaggttagtttttaatgatttccggaagtttgcagggtcatgcactgtTTTCACGgtgtttggtaatgcgttccatagttgcatgcttatatgAGGGAAGCtgaatgcatatgttgatttccAGCTTGGGCACTCATTCCCTGGGCTAGGTAGGTTGGGAAGCACTGCTAAAGtaacagtgaggcatattttcaaagcacttagccttccaaagttctatggagtgctttgaaaatatgcctcaatgtgagCCTTGGTGCCTAGATAAAGAATAAATCCAGTTATCTCTAGAGTGAGCTGCATCATACTCACCCTTAGGAAGTCACTGCAGTTTTAAACGTTTCTAGAGGAGGAAATGCATAAAGGTTATAAGTCAAGAAATCACTGTAATttgtgctttcttttctactctgTCAACATGTTCATTTATGTAACTTctatggtaatttttttaaatagatttgTGCATAGAGGCTGATAGCTAGGTGTTGTTTATTCCTTTTACTTTGacacactaaggggctcattttcaaagcacttaaaaacTTCCATAGGTTTGAAAATACGCCTGTAAACCTGCTAAAGTTGTTGGAACTCAGAAGTCTCTGCTAACATACTTTGTACTGAGAGAGAAGGTGAATAGTCTTTCTCTCATAGATCGGTAACATTTTGGAAGCGATTTTCATACCGCCTGCGTAGTTGTGAGATCTGGGGGTATTTTTTTATTCCTGGACATTgcaccagtgtttttttttaagtgaaagcACGCGcatgctttcactttgaaaatcatcAAAGTTACAAACGCCCACAGACACCTGAACTTCATTTTTCTGTGGGCGCTTCTCCTGACTAAAATAGCACATGTACTTTTGAAAATACGACAGCTCATATGTTATTGCAAGCTGAAGACATCCACAGCCCGCTGAAGTGCTGAACTCTGTCAGAAAACAGCCGCAATCGGCGGTGGTGCTCGGAGCCACCTCAACCAGCACCCGTGCATACTCAGTTCTTGCACATTAACTTGAGCATGCATGAGAACCGAGCAAGCCCAAGGTGTTGGTATCAGCTGCCCGGGGCACTGCCACTGGCTGCTGCAGTTTTCTGATGGGGTTTGGCAGTTTAGTGGGCTGCAGATGTCTTCAGCAGGCGGAGTTTGTGGATTCCCTCGAGTTATAccaatgatgtgctgttgctgggtAGGCCCGAGGCAAAAAAGAATGGACCTGCAGGGCCTATCCGTGGCTGTGCTCTTCGTGTGGACATTTACAGGAGTAACTGAGGACAGAATTTTTGCTTACCTCTAAAATCCAAAAGTGTATTTGTACCTCGGCTCCTTCACTGGCTCCTCTTGGGCTTTCAGTTATGTAAGATACAGCAATTACATGgatcagtaacatagtagaaaacggcagataaagaccttcatggttcatccagtctgcccagttgtcatattcattatcagttcatgattaaaccaacaatccaacagTATTACTAACAACATTTTACTCGCTAAATTCAACCTCAAGATGTcttcccttctcccatttgagatattattattattattatttgtagcatttgtatcccacattttcccaccaatttgcaggctcaatgtggcttacatttgccgtaatggcggttgccatttccgggtaacagaattacaaatggtgttgcattaaggtgcatacatacatggtaacataaatggaacataacatacatggaacagttcatggtatacatatataccatgtgcatacatgcatggtaaagaagaatacattatggtattgcatgaaggttacgCATCACTTTCACTcacatgatatttatttatttagattttgctcacacctttttctgtagtagctgaaggtgagttacatgaatgtattataaaatacataaaaaaggaaaaaaagaaaaaaatactcgCCACTTATGTGGTTAACATCCAGCAGTTACACTAGACGTCTGCGTTCAGGTTTGTTTGAGCACCCAGAAATTTAAAGTGCACAAAAATCACTTTGAATTAGTATGGGCACAATTGATTTGCACacttaggggccctattactaagccacgtaagcgtctatgcgtgcccagcgtgcggcaaaatggagttaccgcccagctaccacgtggctctcgtggtaatttcatttttggcacgcatccaaaaaataatttttatttttggacgttccaagtggcacttgatgcacgtaggtcattaccacccggttaccacgtgagtctttaccgctaggtcagtggctggcgctAAGGTCACAgaccacgtccattttcagcaaaaattttaaaaatgcatttttttgcaggcgcgctgaaaaatggatctgcacgtgcccaaaacatgcgcctacactaccgcaggccatttttcagcgcaccttaataaaaggaccccttaaagttcTAGCACACATATGATACAGGCATAAATAATGAATATGTCAAATGAATGTGAAAAAATGCCTGAGCATTGAGCAGTACGGTTCTCAGTTCATGTGCAAAGGACATGATGTACAGAATTGTCTATCTGGTGTTTCAATTTTTATACTTTCAATCCAACTTTTCATGGAGAAGTTCAAGGATTGCTCGACCTGATGATTCTCTTAGCCCTCTGGAGGTTACACATATTTCTTTGAAAGCTTCCTCTCAGTTTGGAGCTTTGGGATCACTGTTTTTGCTGTTTGTTAAGACATATCTCTGAATATCTGACTCCAGTTTAAGATATGTTGCTTACAGTAACACTTttaacctcatgcatattcatcgtggacaTTTGGAAAACCTGACAGGGAACAGCAGGGTCAGCAGGATGGGTTTGGGATGTCCTAGATCTAATAGAGAAATCTGAGCCTACTCATAAATGGATAAAATCAagttaaaagataaaaatattaagttatgtccaataaaaaaagtatcatcttattttcttttccatgttttattttgctttatttctattgattacctttaagagtggactaacacagctaccacacctctctactcaaagaAATGACACTGATTGATTCTCTCCTATCTACCTGAATATCTttaagcagtgattcccaaacctggtcctggaggcaccccagccagtcaggtctttgggatatccacaatgaatataaatgagagatttgcatgcactgcctgcctccactgcattcagatctctctcatgaatattcattgtggatatccaaaaaacatgactggctggggtgcctccaggatcaggtttgggaaccactgtctttaAGTAAGACTGCCAGCTGGATCCAGATTCTCAGGACAGGGTTTAGcaagtcctgggtttaccccataaCCTGCAGGGACTCATAGTTCTGTTCTGATTTCTCAATTTAATTCCCTAAGAAAAGGAAGACTATAAGTCCCACTTTATACgaaggtaaacccaggactggctcaaccctgtcctgcaaatctggatccagttggcagccttaagtGCCACAAACCAAATTCTTTTTTCAGTGGTTGGCAGAATGGGCCTTAAGCATTTTTAAAATACCTCCTTGCAGGCGATCTCTTGCTGCAAAAGAACAGCAGCCTGCAAGTTTAAAAGATTCTCAGGTTGCCTTAAATTGTGtgatattattaacatttgtatagcgctaccagacgcacgcagcgctatCCATAGATTCCTCTGTATTTCTGGCCTTTTCATGAAAGGGTGACTTTGCAGTAGATGTAAATAGGGCTGCTCAGAGACAGAGCTGGCCCCGGGGTAGggctgccaccgccccccccccccccactcccttacCTTTCTGCATCTGcttctcccttggtctgtcactcttctgttcctgtgtgccaggacctgggTTATCGCATTAACCCAATCacagaggagcaggagagagacagactgagggagcagaaacttctgcctgcctccagaagccttgccggcgccggcccccccccccttggaggctggggtcagggaatcttgccccccctcgTCCCCCTCTCAGTGGTcctggactgccccaatttgattgtctgcacattttgtccattagattgtaagctcctttgagcagggactgtccttctgtgttaaactgtacagcgctgcgtaaccctagtagcgctttagaagtgttaagtagtagtgagtagtagtagtagaaggttcTAGGTAGTGATGTGATAGGAATTCACCACTAGATAAATGTCTTCAAAAACTGGAGATGGTTGGCAACTTTAACTGCTGCTACCTGTTCTGTGGTGGAGcattatgtatgtgtgtgtatgtgggggggggggggggggggagtctacaCTGTTGCTACCTGTGTTCTCTCTGCTTTGTGGTAGAGCAATATAtatgtgtctgtgtctgtgtggGTGAGAAAAGCTTGCACTGCTTCTGCtgtactagccgttcagcccgtaaaaggccccccaccccactgctgagttcgccgctgccgctcccctccgagttgcccccccccctggagccgtcgccacccaccttccacccggtcgggccctcgctccgctattgaaacagcgagggcacgcagcacacagctctactgctgagctgccgtggccttccttcttcttctctgcctgtgtcccgcccccgtgtgacgtaacatcgtcgagggcgggacacaggcagagaagaaggaaggccgacggcagctcagcagagctgtgtgctgcgtgccctcgctgtttcaatagcggagcaagggcccgaccgggtggaaggtgggtggcggcggcgactccgggtggggggagcgttagcgacggcgttgtccctcgcaaatgcgcagtagagaccctctctgttccgccccgtcatcacgtattgacgcggggcggggcagagagggtctctactgcgcatttgcgagtgagtaccacactcgccatttatatatattgatggcaGTGTCTCTCATCCCAATcccacccagctagtcaggttttcaggatatttacgaTGAGACTTTTTTATGATCTTAATTTTATTGCCTGTAATAAAAAAGAATCTTGTGTAGCCCTATcactagatgctgaaaaagcttttgacagactAGAATGGCCTTATCTTTTTAAGATCACAAACTGGTTCAATCTAGGAGATGATTTTTCAGATTGGCTTAAAATTCTTGATCCAGTCCAATCCAAaccagcatttatatcccgcctttTTCAACCAGagaatcaaagcgggttacaactAAAAAAAGACAGTTAAAAAAGAACAAAGAACTTATTGAATAAATGCTAAATAATTAAGCTTACTTCTTATGGATACTGGAAGGTTATTCTACATTTTGCTAGATTGATAGCAGAATGAGCTTTCAGGAAATTTTTTCAATAAAACTCCTTTGACTATTATTAGTAACCTAAATTAAAAGTAGAACGAAAACAAGACGTTAATCTAAAAGATGGAATAGACAATACTCTCATCCCCACACAATACTAAACTTTACATAACCATCAATGCCTTGGGATCATttctcccaatctcagacaatCTGAAGATCCTAGGAATCACCATAGACTTATCACTTAAAAACCAGACTAAAGCCTCCACAAAGAAAATGcttcacgcaatgtggaaacttaaaggtATAAAGCAATACTTCCCGTGAGAGGTTttccgcaacatgatccaaaccatggttcTGTCCCatgtggattactgcaatgcagtggtgtagcaagggggggtgggggtgggaggggcggtccgccctgggtgtcaggtcagggggggtgctccctgccagctgcccccctcggcgaatcgacaccccccccgaccagctcccgcaccctacctttaaaaagaatatcgggaggcgaggcgcagcgcctcgcgcctgccctgcacgtaaaagaaatgtggaccgtcgggtcttccctcgct
This genomic interval from Microcaecilia unicolor chromosome 1, aMicUni1.1, whole genome shotgun sequence contains the following:
- the CSPG5 gene encoding chondroitin sulfate proteoglycan 5 isoform X3 translates to MEAARRTPCPRRWGTTALLIAFLCTLTPQASPVPEWNPGPKTTPDTPKFGLEGSSGAPDHVLARSLPDSDQEPLRIATTGQEEDVFVENQAWKRMEEEQSSRKPPVDSPNLVPAAGTAAATLISADGGSSLSLAGGGIRNESNGSTVCLGCSGGLVNERLQPDAETLTVKHEGILETPGVLGRTLGPVGQESIARELGGTNGTAESQEDLGSGDHQHLRTPAVVATLPNSIEREWSLVTFLGSTATLLPSPSTTAKDTGMAREPGDKSISPDSAETDHLLQVFREAVLQSPTPSGRPADPNPERVSKLETSLDPEREQHLPSETWEETASSLPAQSSTDLTLPDKEMEPWTDNTPPPNVLKSPEPPSKKLLTEIIDADYYDLSELDGHSDLENFPDGDSTKTTQDKKKSSWATSDLYNDFITFDESDFYPTTSFYTDGDEEGGIEDDEEEDTENEDGTIRKPGDEDDSKLKTFTPKIQMTVRNEKPTSVQQVPQQTFITSQGELHPKSNPETMKEPTQTLAGSSNDSAECRSGYLRHNRTCKSVCDIYPTYCYNGGQCYLVENSGAFCRCNTQDYIWHKGVRCESIITDFQVMCVAVGTAALVVLLLFMMTVFFAKKLYLLKTENYKLRKRNRYRTPSELHNDNFSLSTIAEGSHPNEDPNAIHKLQEPTKSFAKDEEPFNIQNALSPKHDSDTSGHDCLEVNCLQNNLT
- the CSPG5 gene encoding chondroitin sulfate proteoglycan 5 isoform X1 encodes the protein MEAARRTPCPRRWGTTALLIAFLCTLTPQASPVPEWNPGPKTTPDTPKFGLEGSSGAPDHVLARSLPDSDQEPLRIATTGQEEDVFVENQAWKRMEEEQSSRKPPVDSPNLVPAAGTAAATLISADGGSSLSLAGGGIRNESNGSTVCLGCSGGLVNERLQPDAETLTVKHEGILETPGVLGRTLGPVGQESIARELGGTNGTAESQEDLGSGDHQHLRTPAVVATLPNSIEREWSLVTFLGSTATLLPSPSTTAKDTGMAREPGDKSISPDSAETDHLLQVFREAVLQSPTPSGRPADPNPERVSKLETSLDPEREQHLPSETWEETASSLPAQSSTDLTLPDKEMEPWTDNTPPPNVLKSPEPPSKKLLTEIIDADYYDLSELDGHSDLENFPDGDSTKTTQDKKKSSWATSDLYNDFITFDESDFYPTTSFYTDGDEEGGIEDDEEEDTENEDGTIRKPGDEDDSKLKTFTPKIQMTVRNEKPTSVQQVPQQTFITSQGELHPKSNPETMKEPTQTLAGSSNDSAECRSGYLRHNRTCKSVCDIYPTYCYNGGQCYLVENSGAFCRCNTQDYIWHKGVRCESIITDFQVMCVAVGTAALVVLLLFMMTVFFAKKLYLLKTENYKLRKRNRYRTPSELHNDNFSLSTIAEGSHPNVRKLCDTPSNLSPYARALAYYDNVICQEDPNAIHKLQEPTKSFAKDEEPFNIQNALSPKHDSDTSGHDCLEVNCLQNNLT
- the CSPG5 gene encoding chondroitin sulfate proteoglycan 5 isoform X2, which encodes MEAARRTPCPRRWGTTALLIAFLCTLTPQASPVPEWNPGPKTTPDTPKFGLEGSSGAPDHVLARSLPDSDQEPLRIATTGQEEDVFVENQAWKRMEEEQSSRKPPVDSPNLVPAAGTAAATLISADGGSSLSLAGGGIRNESNGSTVCLGCSGGLVNERLQPDAETLTVKHEGILETPGVLGRTLGPVGQESIARELGGTNGTAESQEDLGSGDHQHLRTPAVVATLPNSIEREWSLVTFLGSTATLLPSPSTTAKDTGMAREPGDKSISPDSAETDHLLQVFREAVLQSPTPSGRPADPNPERVSKLETSLDPEREQHLPSETWEETASSLPAQSSTDLTLPDKEMEPWTDNTPPPNVLKSPEPPSKKLLTEIIDADYYDLSELDGHSDLENFPDGDSTKTTQDKKKSSWATSDLYNDFITFDESDFYPTTSFYTDGDEEGGIEDDEEEDTENEDGTIRKPGDEDDSKLKTFTPKIQMTVRNEKPTSVQQVPQQTFITSQGELHPKSNPETMKEPTQTLAGSSNDSAECRSGYLRHNRTCKSVCDIYPTYCYNGGQCYLVENSGAFCRCNTQDYIWHKGVRCESIITDFQVMCVAVGTAALVVLLLFMMTVFFAKKLYLLKTENYKLRKRKYRTPSELHNDNFSLSTIAEGSHPNVRKLCDTPSNLSPYARALAYYDNVICQEDPNAIHKLQEPTKSFAKDEEPFNIQNALSPKHDSDTSGHDCLEVNCLQNNLT